The Bos taurus isolate L1 Dominette 01449 registration number 42190680 breed Hereford chromosome 18, ARS-UCD2.0, whole genome shotgun sequence genome has a window encoding:
- the HPN gene encoding serine protease hepsin: MAEKEGGRTVPCCSGPKVAALTVGTVLLLTGIGAASWAIVTVLLRSDQEPLYPVQVGPADARLTVFDQTEGTWRLLCSSRSNARVAGLSCEEMGFLRALDFSELDVRTAGANGTSGFFCVDEGRLPHARRLLEVLSVCDCPRGRFLATSCQDCGHRKLPVDRIVGGQDTSLGRWPWQVSLRYDGAHLCGGSVLSRDWVLTAAHCFPERNRVLSRWRVFAGAVAQTSPHGVQLGVQAVIYHGGYLPFRDPNSEENSNDIALVHLSGTLPLTEYIQPVCLPAAGQALVDGKICTVTGWGNTQYYGQQAGVLQEARVPIISNDVCNGPDFYGNQIKPKMFCAGYPEGGIDACQGDSGGPFVCEDSISRTPRWRLCGIVSWGTGCALAQKPGVYTKVSDFREWIFQAIKTHSEASGMVTQL; this comes from the exons GTGGCCGGACTGTGCCATGCTGCTCCGGACCCAAGGTGGCCGCTCTCACTGTGGGGACCGTCCTGCTCCTGACAGGCATCGGGGCAGCGTCCTGGGCCATTG TGACTGTTCTACTCAGGAGTGATCAGGAGCCACTGTATCCAG TGCAGGTCGGCCCGGCGGATGCTCGGCTCACGGTGTTCGACCAGACAGAGGGCACGTGGCGCCTGCTTTGCTCCTCGCGCTCCAATGCCAGGGTGGCGGGGCTCAGCTGCGAGGAGATGGGCTTCCTCAG GGCGTTGGACTTCTCGGAGCTGGACGTGCGGACGGCGGGCGCCAATGGCACGTCGGGCTTCTTCTGCGTGGACGAGGGGAGGCTGCCGCATGCCCGGAGGTTGCTCGAGGTCCTCTCCGTGTG CGACTGTCCCAGAGGCCGTTTCCTGGCTACCAGCTGCCAAG ACTGTGGCCACCGAAAACTGCCGGTCGATCGCATTGTGGGCGGCCAGGACACCAGCCTGGGCAGGTGGCCGTGGCAAGTCAGTCTTCGCTATGATGGAGCACATCTCTGTGGGGGGTCCGTGCTCTCTAGGGACTGGGTGCTGACAGCCGCCCACTGCTTCCCTGA GCGGAACCGGGTCCTATCACGATGGCGAGTGTTTGCTGGTGCTGTGGCCCAGACTTCACCCCATGGCGTGCAACTGGGGGTGCAGGCTGTCATCTACCATGGGGGCTATCTCCCCTTTCGAGACCCCAACAGCGAGGAGAATAGCAATGACATCGCCCTGGTCCACCTCTCCGGCACCCTGCCCCTCACAG AGTACATCCAGCCCGTGTGTCTCCCGGCTGCCGGGCAGGCCCTGGTGGATGGCAAGATCTGCACGGTGACTGGCTGGGGCAACACGCAGTACTACG GCCAACAGGCTGGGGTGCTCCAGGAGGCCCGAGTCCCCATAATCAGCAATGATGTCTGCAACGGCCCCGACTTCTACGGGAACCAGATCAAGCCCAAGATGTTCTGTGCTGGCTACCCTGAGGGTGGCATTGATGCCTGCCAG GGCGACAGTGGTGGCCCCTTCGTGTGTGAGGATAGCATCTCTCGGACGCCACGTTGGCGGCTGTGTGGCATTGTGAGCTGGGGCACCGGCTGTGCCCTGGCCCAGAAGCCAGGCGTCTACACCAAAGTCAGTGACTTCCGGGAGTGGATCTTCCAGGCCATAAAG ACTCACTCCGAAGCCAGCGGCATGGTAACCCAGCTTTGA
- the HPN gene encoding serine protease hepsin isoform X1 yields the protein MAEKEVQVGPADARLTVFDQTEGTWRLLCSSRSNARVAGLSCEEMGFLRALDFSELDVRTAGANGTSGFFCVDEGRLPHARRLLEVLSVCDCPRGRFLATSCQDCGHRKLPVDRIVGGQDTSLGRWPWQVSLRYDGAHLCGGSVLSRDWVLTAAHCFPERNRVLSRWRVFAGAVAQTSPHGVQLGVQAVIYHGGYLPFRDPNSEENSNDIALVHLSGTLPLTEYIQPVCLPAAGQALVDGKICTVTGWGNTQYYGQQAGVLQEARVPIISNDVCNGPDFYGNQIKPKMFCAGYPEGGIDACQGDSGGPFVCEDSISRTPRWRLCGIVSWGTGCALAQKPGVYTKVSDFREWIFQAIKTHSEASGMVTQL from the exons TGCAGGTCGGCCCGGCGGATGCTCGGCTCACGGTGTTCGACCAGACAGAGGGCACGTGGCGCCTGCTTTGCTCCTCGCGCTCCAATGCCAGGGTGGCGGGGCTCAGCTGCGAGGAGATGGGCTTCCTCAG GGCGTTGGACTTCTCGGAGCTGGACGTGCGGACGGCGGGCGCCAATGGCACGTCGGGCTTCTTCTGCGTGGACGAGGGGAGGCTGCCGCATGCCCGGAGGTTGCTCGAGGTCCTCTCCGTGTG CGACTGTCCCAGAGGCCGTTTCCTGGCTACCAGCTGCCAAG ACTGTGGCCACCGAAAACTGCCGGTCGATCGCATTGTGGGCGGCCAGGACACCAGCCTGGGCAGGTGGCCGTGGCAAGTCAGTCTTCGCTATGATGGAGCACATCTCTGTGGGGGGTCCGTGCTCTCTAGGGACTGGGTGCTGACAGCCGCCCACTGCTTCCCTGA GCGGAACCGGGTCCTATCACGATGGCGAGTGTTTGCTGGTGCTGTGGCCCAGACTTCACCCCATGGCGTGCAACTGGGGGTGCAGGCTGTCATCTACCATGGGGGCTATCTCCCCTTTCGAGACCCCAACAGCGAGGAGAATAGCAATGACATCGCCCTGGTCCACCTCTCCGGCACCCTGCCCCTCACAG AGTACATCCAGCCCGTGTGTCTCCCGGCTGCCGGGCAGGCCCTGGTGGATGGCAAGATCTGCACGGTGACTGGCTGGGGCAACACGCAGTACTACG GCCAACAGGCTGGGGTGCTCCAGGAGGCCCGAGTCCCCATAATCAGCAATGATGTCTGCAACGGCCCCGACTTCTACGGGAACCAGATCAAGCCCAAGATGTTCTGTGCTGGCTACCCTGAGGGTGGCATTGATGCCTGCCAG GGCGACAGTGGTGGCCCCTTCGTGTGTGAGGATAGCATCTCTCGGACGCCACGTTGGCGGCTGTGTGGCATTGTGAGCTGGGGCACCGGCTGTGCCCTGGCCCAGAAGCCAGGCGTCTACACCAAAGTCAGTGACTTCCGGGAGTGGATCTTCCAGGCCATAAAG ACTCACTCCGAAGCCAGCGGCATGGTAACCCAGCTTTGA